One Candidatus Paceibacterota bacterium DNA segment encodes these proteins:
- a CDS encoding ATPase, T2SS/T4P/T4SS family: MANRTPILLIQELVRQNLITEDAALALDARARQERKDLSDLLVEQNIISEKDLTALRSKLYKLPSLDAGTLQPNPDALALIPEDVAAFYRIVAFDRDDTTLKVALVNPEDIDALEALKFVAVGKGLRLEKYIVSAQGLEKLLANNRTLSGDVGLALDALAQDATEVKAEAEASTLQLEEITAESPVIKIVGAILKHAVESRASDIHIEPFEERVRVRYRIDGALVKTLQLPRQLHPAIVTRVKILSELKIDETRISQDGRFSLRVGSRKIDYRVSTLPTKHGEKIVMRILDPFGNDVGMEQLGFQDEPRAALERAIAKPYGSILITGPTGSGKSTTIAAVLRRLNTEDVNIVTLEDPVEYFLDGVNQSQVHEEIGYTFATGLRSILRQDPDIVVVGEVRDHETAGLATQAALTGHLVLSTLHTNDAIGVIPRLIDMGIEKYLIPPTLNVVVGQRLVRRLCKACALTEKANATEQEMITKAVQEMPRAYQETYAVKDGYTIQKPNINPGGCPECGGKGYKGRVGVYEVLEMTPAIEKLVLSTFSEAALRQEAERQGMLTMYQDGILKVLQGMASLQDILELVGDSSS; this comes from the coding sequence CAAATCGTACCCCCATTCTCCTGATTCAAGAATTAGTTCGTCAAAACCTCATTACCGAGGATGCGGCGCTTGCGCTTGACGCGCGCGCACGTCAGGAGCGGAAAGATCTTTCAGATTTGCTTGTCGAGCAAAATATTATTTCAGAAAAGGATCTCACCGCACTTCGTTCAAAGCTATATAAATTGCCGAGCCTCGACGCAGGCACGCTGCAGCCAAACCCAGACGCACTTGCGCTTATCCCAGAAGATGTTGCTGCTTTTTATCGCATTGTCGCATTTGATCGGGATGACACTACACTGAAGGTGGCATTGGTAAACCCAGAGGATATCGATGCCCTTGAGGCGTTGAAATTCGTTGCTGTAGGAAAGGGGCTCCGCCTTGAAAAATACATTGTATCCGCCCAAGGGCTCGAAAAGCTTCTCGCGAATAATCGCACATTGAGTGGCGATGTTGGACTTGCGCTTGATGCGCTGGCACAAGATGCTACCGAAGTGAAGGCAGAAGCAGAGGCGAGTACGTTGCAGCTTGAAGAGATTACCGCAGAATCTCCGGTTATTAAGATTGTTGGCGCTATTTTAAAACATGCCGTTGAGTCTCGTGCTTCGGATATTCACATCGAGCCGTTTGAAGAGCGCGTACGAGTACGCTATCGCATCGATGGTGCGTTGGTGAAAACACTGCAACTCCCGCGGCAGCTGCACCCCGCAATTGTCACGCGTGTCAAAATTCTCTCCGAGCTCAAGATTGATGAAACGCGCATCAGTCAAGATGGTCGATTCTCGCTTCGCGTTGGTAGCCGCAAGATCGATTATCGTGTTTCCACGCTACCCACGAAACATGGTGAAAAAATTGTGATGCGTATTCTTGATCCATTCGGGAATGATGTCGGCATGGAACAGTTGGGATTTCAAGACGAACCGCGCGCCGCGCTGGAGCGTGCAATCGCAAAGCCATACGGGAGCATCCTTATCACCGGTCCTACAGGCTCTGGTAAATCAACAACGATTGCTGCGGTGCTGCGACGATTGAACACGGAAGATGTAAACATTGTGACCTTGGAAGATCCGGTAGAATATTTTTTGGATGGAGTAAACCAGTCTCAGGTGCATGAAGAAATTGGCTACACGTTTGCCACCGGGTTGCGTAGTATTTTGCGCCAAGACCCGGATATCGTAGTGGTCGGTGAAGTGCGTGACCATGAAACGGCGGGTCTTGCAACACAAGCCGCACTCACTGGCCACCTCGTGCTCTCAACGCTGCACACGAATGATGCGATCGGAGTCATTCCTCGTCTCATTGATATGGGAATCGAGAAATATCTTATTCCGCCAACCCTTAATGTGGTGGTGGGGCAACGGTTGGTGCGCAGACTATGCAAAGCGTGTGCGCTCACCGAAAAAGCGAACGCAACCGAGCAGGAAATGATTACTAAAGCGGTGCAAGAAATGCCGCGAGCGTATCAAGAGACATATGCGGTGAAGGACGGTTACACAATCCAAAAGCCAAATATCAATCCTGGCGGGTGTCCGGAGTGTGGCGGGAAGGGATACAAAGGCCGTGTCGGTGTTTATGAGGTGCTCGAAATGACCCCCGCAATCGAAAAGCTAGTGCTCAGCACCTTTTCCGAGGCTGCGCTTCGTCAGGAAGCGGAGCGACAGGGGATGCTTACTATGTATCAAGATGGTATTCTCAAGGTGCTCCAAGGCATGGCGTCGCTTCAGGACATCTTAGAGCTTGTTGGCGATTCTTCATCATGA
- a CDS encoding PilT/PilU family type 4a pilus ATPase produces MIDPKAFLAELLTITAQQGASDLHLSPGYYPVVRVDRRLMPLTNKPILDRETLESLADLLMGPERKERFKKDRELDFSFSFEDKARFRVNAYYTKGNIAAVLRFVPDNIRTLEELKLPPILNVFTKLSQGLVLVVGPNGHGKSTTLAAMIERINQERAEKIVTIEDPIEAIYKSEKSIIDQREVEQDTLSFYKALRGTFRQDNNVIVVGEMRDYETMSAAVTAAETGRLVFASLHTNSAPQTVERIIDSFPPEQQPQIRVQLANILSGVVSQRLVPRIQGGLAAAVEVMMGTTAVRTMIRENKIKQLEQVIETSQDVGMISLDRSLADLVRKQEVSIENAEFYATNPQNLRSMLRI; encoded by the coding sequence ATGATTGATCCAAAAGCATTTCTTGCAGAGTTGCTCACTATTACCGCACAACAGGGTGCGTCCGATTTGCACCTTTCACCTGGGTACTATCCCGTGGTGCGCGTTGATCGTCGTCTCATGCCGCTCACTAATAAGCCGATCCTTGATCGAGAGACTTTGGAAAGTCTCGCCGACCTTCTCATGGGACCGGAGCGAAAGGAGCGTTTTAAGAAGGATCGAGAGCTCGACTTCTCATTTAGTTTTGAAGATAAGGCTCGCTTTCGCGTAAATGCCTACTATACCAAAGGGAATATCGCTGCCGTGCTACGTTTTGTCCCCGATAATATCCGGACCCTTGAAGAGCTCAAGTTGCCCCCGATACTGAATGTGTTCACGAAGCTTTCACAAGGTCTTGTGTTGGTGGTTGGGCCGAATGGACACGGCAAATCAACGACGCTCGCGGCCATGATTGAGCGGATCAACCAAGAGCGTGCGGAAAAAATTGTCACCATTGAAGACCCGATTGAGGCTATTTATAAATCGGAGAAGAGTATTATTGACCAACGTGAGGTGGAGCAGGACACCCTTTCATTCTATAAGGCGCTCCGCGGGACATTTCGTCAGGATAACAATGTGATTGTGGTTGGTGAAATGCGCGACTATGAAACGATGAGCGCTGCGGTCACTGCCGCAGAGACGGGCCGCTTAGTGTTCGCATCATTGCACACCAACAGTGCGCCCCAAACAGTGGAGCGTATTATTGACAGCTTCCCACCGGAGCAACAGCCGCAGATTCGCGTTCAGCTCGCAAATATTCTTTCTGGAGTTGTGTCACAGCGTCTCGTGCCGCGTATCCAAGGGGGGCTTGCCGCTGCCGTTGAAGTGATGATGGGCACTACCGCAGTGCGCACGATGATTCGAGAAAATAAGATTAAACAATTAGAGCAGGTTATTGAGACAAGCCAAGATGTGGGCATGATCTCGCTTGATCGATCGCTTGCCGACTTAGTGCGCAAGCAGGAGGTGAGTATTGAGAATGCTGAATTCTACGCCACAAACCCACAGAACCTGAGGTCAATGCTGCGCATATAA
- a CDS encoding type II secretion system F family protein produces MEFLYQAKDQTGRVLQGVVDAPNEGIAVDTLHNKGLTLLSIQSAKKPLVYSDIGLLFSKPKQKDIVIFTRQLATLIEAEMPLAEGLRTLAKQTEKKTFQKIINDIADSVESGVGLADSMNAHVSLFSPFYVKLVKSGEISGKLQESLQYLADYLERSYALTAKLKGALAYPAFIIFAMAVVVIIMMTYVLPQLLVVFEEAGNIELPLQTRLLIATSNFMTEYIVYILVALVLGAVGLWRYIKTPTGRVQFDALQLRVPGFGKIFRNVYLSRIAEIFSTLIKSGVGILDAIKLVADLVGNKSYEALLLKVEQTVRGGGGVATTLAENPTLIPALMSSMVAIGEKTGKLDSMLTYVAKFYRAESESSVQSISSLVEPVLMLFLGFGVAVLVSAILLPLYSLTAQ; encoded by the coding sequence ATGGAATTTCTCTATCAAGCCAAAGACCAAACGGGTCGCGTGTTGCAGGGTGTGGTTGACGCGCCAAACGAGGGGATCGCAGTTGATACTCTGCATAATAAAGGGCTTACCCTCCTTTCTATTCAATCAGCGAAAAAACCTCTCGTCTATTCTGATATCGGCCTTCTTTTTTCTAAGCCAAAGCAGAAGGACATCGTTATTTTTACGCGCCAGTTAGCAACGCTCATTGAAGCGGAAATGCCGCTCGCCGAAGGCTTGCGTACGCTCGCAAAGCAGACAGAAAAGAAAACATTCCAGAAAATCATCAATGACATAGCTGATTCCGTTGAATCGGGCGTAGGGCTTGCTGACTCCATGAATGCTCATGTGAGTCTTTTCTCTCCTTTTTATGTCAAATTGGTAAAGTCAGGAGAAATCTCCGGTAAATTACAGGAATCACTTCAGTATCTTGCTGACTACTTAGAGCGAAGCTACGCCCTTACGGCAAAACTAAAAGGGGCCCTTGCATATCCTGCATTCATTATTTTTGCGATGGCTGTTGTCGTTATTATTATGATGACCTATGTGCTCCCGCAGCTACTCGTTGTCTTTGAAGAGGCGGGGAACATTGAACTCCCGCTCCAGACGCGCCTTCTTATTGCCACTTCAAACTTCATGACGGAGTACATCGTCTATATTCTTGTAGCCTTAGTGTTGGGTGCGGTTGGTCTTTGGCGATATATAAAAACGCCGACGGGCCGCGTACAATTTGACGCGCTCCAACTGCGCGTGCCTGGGTTTGGAAAGATTTTCCGTAACGTATACCTGTCTCGCATCGCAGAAATTTTTTCCACGCTTATTAAGTCAGGTGTGGGCATTTTGGACGCTATTAAACTTGTTGCAGATCTTGTTGGCAACAAATCCTATGAAGCTTTACTACTCAAGGTAGAGCAAACGGTTCGAGGCGGGGGAGGTGTTGCCACTACGCTTGCAGAAAATCCAACGCTTATTCCTGCGCTCATGAGCTCCATGGTCGCCATCGGTGAGAAGACTGGTAAGCTCGATAGCATGCTTACGTATGTGGCAAAGTTTTATCGTGCTGAATCTGAGTCAAGCGTGCAGTCCATCTCTTCGCTTGTGGAGCCTGTGCTCATGCTTTTCCTTGGTTTTGGTGTTGCAGTGTTGGTTTCTGCAATTCTTTTACCGCTCTACAGCCTTACTGCGCAATAG
- a CDS encoding type II secretion system protein: MKHSHLRSRFARGFTLVELLVVIAIIGILATTGLTQLGSARAKARDARRISDIREIAQVIEFYNNSEDDGYPADITAGTLDAYISGNVVPTDPATGDPYNYATSVGAPRRYYHLWIELEAYSRVLESDADIDSETLTEWTGDTIDASDSAITEACTTADNDCVYDVGQKL, from the coding sequence ATGAAACATTCCCACCTCCGCTCTCGGTTTGCTCGAGGCTTCACGCTCGTTGAGTTGCTGGTGGTCATTGCCATCATTGGTATTTTGGCAACTACTGGGCTGACGCAGCTCGGATCTGCACGCGCGAAAGCGCGCGATGCCCGTCGCATTTCTGACATACGTGAAATAGCGCAGGTGATCGAGTTTTATAATAATAGTGAAGATGATGGATATCCCGCCGACATTACTGCAGGTACGCTCGATGCGTATATTTCAGGCAATGTGGTACCAACGGATCCAGCGACCGGAGACCCATACAACTACGCGACGTCCGTAGGCGCCCCCCGCCGCTACTATCATCTCTGGATTGAGCTGGAGGCGTACTCCCGAGTTCTTGAGAGCGATGCGGACATTGATTCAGAGACCCTCACCGAATGGACCGGCGATACTATCGATGCGTCTGATAGCGCCATAACCGAGGCTTGCACAACTGCTGACAATGACTGCGTGTATGATGTGGGGCAGAAGTTATAA
- a CDS encoding type II secretion system protein, producing the protein MRKKLQQGFTLIELLVVIAIIGILATTALTQLGSARGRARDAKRLSDIAQIAQAIEIHNDQVGGYPDDIYTDLINYISGTTVPIDPSTDGEYNYLYRGGSAGKRTAYHLWAELESNNRALNSDADINSREVLTPAWTVGSGAAEDGAAETCTNSSSIDCVYDIGQK; encoded by the coding sequence ATGCGAAAAAAATTACAACAAGGATTTACACTGATTGAGCTGCTGGTGGTCATTGCCATCATCGGTATTTTGGCAACAACAGCACTCACTCAGTTGGGAAGTGCGCGCGGACGTGCACGTGATGCAAAGCGCTTAAGTGATATTGCGCAAATCGCACAGGCGATCGAGATCCACAATGATCAAGTGGGTGGATATCCGGACGATATCTATACAGATCTTATCAACTACATCTCTGGGACGACGGTCCCAATAGACCCCTCAACCGATGGGGAATATAACTATCTGTATCGTGGCGGTTCGGCTGGTAAGCGAACGGCGTACCACCTTTGGGCTGAATTAGAGTCCAATAATAGGGCGTTAAATAGTGATGCCGACATCAATTCGAGGGAAGTCTTAACGCCAGCATGGACTGTTGGCAGTGGTGCGGCGGAAGATGGCGCAGCAGAAACATGCACAAACTCGTCTTCTATTGACTGTGTCTACGACATCGGACAGAAGTAA
- a CDS encoding prepilin peptidase, with product MDIMTLILAGICGAFLGSFVNVLVMRTGKGESWISGRSHCVACGSRIAWYDLIPILSALWLQFHCRTCKQKFSAEYVWGEAGMAGLAMLWASAYWPPAEPIVIAYACALVLFVALMRLDARYLWLPDVFTGCVAAVAIVGHVASGHPLPEYLLSGAGLAAFFGILHGVSRGRWIGLGDAKLAGGIGLLLGYPLGFLAIVGGVWLAAAWALVLVITRRATLQTAIPLGTFLCAGASIVILFPSYVRSLERLF from the coding sequence ATGGATATTATGACGCTGATCCTCGCCGGAATATGCGGTGCGTTTCTAGGAAGTTTTGTGAATGTACTCGTTATGCGCACGGGCAAGGGAGAGTCGTGGATTTCCGGACGCTCTCACTGTGTCGCGTGCGGGTCTCGCATCGCATGGTACGATCTTATCCCGATTCTGAGTGCTCTTTGGCTTCAATTTCACTGCCGTACGTGCAAGCAGAAGTTCTCTGCAGAATATGTGTGGGGTGAGGCTGGTATGGCCGGTCTTGCGATGCTCTGGGCCTCCGCTTACTGGCCGCCAGCTGAACCAATCGTCATTGCATATGCATGTGCACTGGTTCTCTTTGTTGCTCTCATGCGACTTGATGCAAGATACTTATGGCTTCCCGATGTGTTTACGGGGTGCGTGGCTGCTGTTGCAATAGTGGGGCACGTTGCTAGTGGGCATCCATTGCCAGAATATCTACTTTCTGGGGCTGGGCTTGCAGCTTTTTTTGGTATACTACATGGAGTATCGCGTGGTCGATGGATTGGTCTTGGTGATGCAAAGCTAGCGGGAGGCATTGGATTGCTTCTTGGATACCCGCTTGGATTTTTAGCAATTGTTGGTGGCGTGTGGCTTGCGGCGGCATGGGCGCTCGTACTTGTTATAACAAGGCGGGCAACGCTTCAGACCGCTATTCCGCTCGGAACATTTTTGTGTGCTGGTGCGAGTATTGTAATTCTTTTTCCTTCTTATGTACGATCACTGGAACGACTTTTCTAG
- a CDS encoding prepilin-type N-terminal cleavage/methylation domain-containing protein → MNNFRRSLGFTLIEILVVIAITGVVTTGVVTRFNKTTVVTRKAAERFVTDVRSTQSRALSGTQYENAFRCGFGVTVTTETTYALYAGPDAGSVVCANENRNYEEGTDAIIEEFSLLDPTLSFKTAVGDVFFEPPSGTAALDNTIGADQAPMDVVIGPTDTDCDASAEQCQRVCIFATGKVDLIRADASCATPLSSGPPPTPTPTPTPTPTPTPTPTPTPTPTPTPTPTPTPFATLSAPASTTGGSSIQVSWQRFYFSGYASDWIAIVPYGQTWVNTSAGLRTWRYLNSSQSIPGSTVSGPSSITIPVPTTAGTYWALFYINNSVADGDIMGSSAAISVSAAPTPTPTPTPTPTPTPTPTPEPMTCAEMGWYDADALDQCNDECSGTCVSKQWCGNDFCPWPGYCWKCQ, encoded by the coding sequence ATGAATAATTTTCGTCGTTCGCTCGGCTTTACACTCATTGAGATTCTCGTTGTCATCGCAATTACCGGCGTTGTCACAACCGGTGTAGTTACCCGTTTCAATAAAACGACGGTTGTGACGCGAAAAGCCGCCGAACGATTTGTCACCGATGTGCGCTCAACACAATCGCGTGCGCTTTCCGGGACTCAATACGAAAATGCGTTTCGTTGTGGTTTTGGTGTCACCGTAACAACGGAAACAACATATGCGCTTTACGCAGGACCCGATGCAGGGAGTGTGGTGTGCGCAAACGAGAATAGAAATTATGAAGAAGGAACTGACGCGATCATTGAAGAATTTTCGCTTCTTGATCCAACTCTTTCATTTAAAACCGCGGTAGGAGATGTTTTCTTCGAGCCACCAAGCGGCACTGCGGCCCTCGATAATACTATTGGAGCGGACCAGGCTCCCATGGATGTTGTTATTGGGCCGACGGATACAGACTGTGATGCTTCTGCGGAGCAGTGTCAGCGTGTATGTATATTCGCAACCGGGAAAGTCGATCTTATCCGCGCTGATGCAAGTTGCGCCACGCCGCTATCATCTGGCCCACCCCCCACCCCAACGCCGACACCAACACCCACTCCGACCCCCACCCCAACGCCGACACCAACACCCACTCCGACCCCCACCCCAACGCCGACACCAACACCATTTGCAACTCTTTCCGCCCCAGCGAGTACGACAGGGGGCTCATCTATTCAGGTTTCCTGGCAACGTTTTTATTTTTCCGGGTATGCGTCTGATTGGATTGCTATCGTGCCCTACGGACAAACGTGGGTGAATACTAGTGCAGGCCTCCGCACGTGGCGCTACCTGAATAGCTCACAGTCGATTCCCGGGTCTACTGTGTCTGGCCCGAGCTCTATCACGATACCTGTTCCTACCACCGCTGGGACATATTGGGCGCTATTTTATATCAATAATAGTGTTGCTGACGGAGATATCATGGGGTCAAGCGCAGCGATTTCGGTTTCTGCGGCACCAACACCAACCCCAACGCCGACTCCAACTCCCACACCAACACCAACCCCAACGCCGGAGCCAATGACGTGTGCGGAAATGGGATGGTATGACGCTGATGCACTTGACCAGTGTAATGATGAGTGTTCTGGAACGTGCGTGAGTAAGCAGTGGTGCGGCAATGATTTTTGTCCGTGGCCAGGGTATTGCTGGAAATGCCAATGA
- a CDS encoding prepilin-type N-terminal cleavage/methylation domain-containing protein: MTGTKNKNGFTLVETVVAIFVFSVVVIASQGVFGKALTVVKSGAAAQRVQESVQYALELMARDIRMSSISADQEDASCALSQLTLVHPILGAVIYRHDGVAIERTVDGVSGHITAGEVLIQDLSFCVRHAGLDGEQTRVTILINAVYDSERVSEQKELNVQTTVSLRDYETE; encoded by the coding sequence ATGACTGGTACTAAAAATAAAAACGGGTTTACACTTGTTGAGACGGTTGTAGCTATTTTTGTTTTTTCCGTTGTGGTTATTGCGTCTCAGGGAGTTTTCGGTAAGGCGCTCACGGTGGTGAAGAGCGGTGCTGCGGCACAGCGCGTGCAGGAGAGTGTGCAATATGCACTTGAGCTTATGGCCCGCGATATCAGAATGAGTAGTATTAGCGCTGATCAAGAAGACGCATCGTGTGCGCTCTCTCAGCTCACTCTCGTACATCCAATCTTGGGTGCGGTCATTTATCGTCACGATGGCGTCGCGATCGAACGTACGGTCGATGGCGTTTCAGGACACATCACCGCAGGTGAAGTACTGATTCAGGACCTTTCTTTCTGTGTGCGCCACGCCGGTCTTGATGGCGAGCAGACGCGCGTCACCATTCTCATAAATGCGGTGTATGATAGCGAGAGGGTTTCCGAACAGAAAGAGCTGAACGTTCAAACGACCGTTTCTCTTCGAGACTATGAAACAGAATAA
- the ligA gene encoding NAD-dependent DNA ligase LigA: MVSRAIEQRIAKLREAINRHRYLYHVEDRQELSDEVLDSLKKELFDLEQQYPELVTLDSPTQRVAGGVHDGFKKVVRPASRSRMNSLNDVFSPDEMRSWFERLSSHLKREIPAEFYCDLKMDGLAIELVYRDGVLVQASTRGDGFVGEDVTQNVRTIEAIPLRLEGAHVGELAIRGEAFVTKEELERINREQESNGQKVYANPRNLAAGSIRQLDPLVTAARRLNFFAYGIVEEGEGGALRYPTRKAQYDALTACGLKVNPHGTIAQSLDAVIEFWERWERERERLPYEIDGIVVSLNDLALYNEAGIIGKAPRGGVAFKFAPRNAQTVVEDIVVQVGRTGVMTPVAILRPVRIGGTMVSRATLHNIDEIERLGVRIGDTVVVGRAGDVIPDVMQVLHELRTGEERQFVMPKKCPVCATPLIREDGFVAFRCPNRECPAQQRERLYHFVSRRAFHIEGVGPKIIDQLMDAGLVGDAADLFALTEADLLNLDRFAEVSAHNVVSAIQKRKRISLERFIVALGIPHVGEESARVLARTFESLDRLQQAPREELERVPDVGPIVGESIVAWFSDAAHVRLLERLFAKGVHVEQYKNAPDASKLSGLTFVLTGTLSRASRDVITAHIRASGGKVASAVSRATSYVVAGADPGSKLADAQRLGVAVLSEDAFLELLQRAGAPL; encoded by the coding sequence ATGGTTTCTCGAGCCATAGAGCAGCGAATCGCAAAGCTTCGTGAGGCGATCAATCGACACCGCTATCTTTACCATGTTGAGGATAGGCAGGAGCTTTCTGATGAGGTACTCGATTCTCTTAAAAAAGAGCTTTTTGATCTGGAGCAACAGTATCCTGAACTCGTAACCCTTGATTCACCAACTCAACGTGTTGCCGGCGGTGTGCATGATGGCTTTAAAAAAGTGGTGCGTCCCGCGTCACGAAGCAGGATGAACTCATTGAACGACGTTTTTTCTCCGGATGAAATGAGGAGCTGGTTTGAACGACTTTCTTCTCACCTCAAGCGCGAGATTCCTGCAGAGTTTTATTGTGATCTCAAAATGGATGGCCTCGCTATCGAGTTGGTATACCGCGATGGGGTATTAGTCCAGGCGTCAACGCGGGGCGATGGATTTGTGGGCGAAGATGTTACGCAAAATGTACGTACTATTGAAGCGATCCCACTGCGGCTCGAAGGCGCACATGTGGGCGAGCTAGCTATTCGTGGCGAAGCTTTTGTCACAAAAGAGGAATTAGAGCGCATTAATAGAGAACAAGAGAGCAATGGACAAAAGGTGTACGCAAATCCCCGGAACCTTGCTGCCGGTTCTATCCGACAACTTGACCCGTTGGTGACCGCGGCGCGTAGGCTAAACTTTTTCGCATATGGCATTGTTGAAGAGGGGGAGGGGGGCGCTTTACGTTACCCAACCCGCAAGGCTCAATATGACGCCTTGACGGCGTGCGGGCTCAAAGTGAATCCGCACGGTACTATTGCTCAATCGCTCGATGCAGTTATTGAGTTTTGGGAGCGGTGGGAGAGAGAGCGAGAGCGCCTTCCCTATGAGATCGATGGGATTGTGGTGTCACTCAACGATCTCGCCCTCTATAATGAGGCGGGGATTATTGGGAAGGCGCCGCGGGGCGGGGTCGCCTTTAAATTCGCGCCTCGTAATGCGCAGACTGTTGTTGAAGATATTGTTGTGCAAGTTGGTCGCACTGGCGTCATGACGCCCGTTGCCATATTACGTCCTGTGCGTATTGGCGGCACAATGGTATCGCGTGCGACTCTCCATAATATCGATGAGATTGAGCGTCTTGGCGTACGTATTGGCGATACGGTAGTGGTTGGGCGCGCAGGTGACGTGATCCCTGATGTCATGCAGGTGCTACACGAATTGCGAACAGGAGAAGAGCGTCAATTTGTGATGCCAAAAAAGTGCCCTGTGTGTGCGACGCCGCTCATACGAGAAGATGGATTCGTCGCGTTTCGGTGTCCGAATCGTGAGTGTCCAGCGCAGCAGCGTGAGCGACTTTATCATTTTGTGTCCCGACGCGCCTTTCATATCGAAGGCGTTGGCCCTAAAATCATCGACCAGCTTATGGACGCGGGCCTTGTGGGGGACGCGGCAGATCTCTTTGCGCTCACTGAAGCTGATCTTTTGAACCTCGATCGTTTCGCAGAGGTGTCTGCGCACAATGTGGTATCAGCTATCCAGAAGCGCAAGCGTATTTCACTGGAGCGCTTTATTGTTGCTCTCGGGATCCCTCATGTTGGAGAAGAGAGTGCGCGTGTGCTTGCTCGCACATTTGAGTCTCTTGATCGTCTCCAGCAAGCGCCACGCGAAGAGCTCGAGCGTGTTCCTGATGTGGGCCCGATTGTTGGCGAGAGTATTGTCGCGTGGTTTAGCGACGCAGCTCACGTAAGACTATTGGAGCGACTTTTCGCAAAAGGTGTGCATGTCGAACAATATAAAAACGCACCCGATGCTAGCAAACTTTCCGGCCTTACCTTTGTTCTTACGGGGACGCTTTCTCGAGCTTCTCGCGATGTTATAACTGCTCATATTCGTGCGTCGGGAGGAAAGGTTGCGAGCGCTGTTTCTCGCGCGACTTCGTATGTTGTTGCCGGTGCGGATCCCGGGTCGAAACTTGCGGATGCGCAGCGTCTTGGCGTTGCAGTACTTTCCGAAGATGCGTTCCTTGAGCTATTACAACGTGCGGGCGCACCATTGTGA
- the gatC gene encoding Asp-tRNA(Asn)/Glu-tRNA(Gln) amidotransferase subunit GatC, which translates to MSERIDINHVARLARLSLAPEEKEKLAKDCDAILAYIDQLAAVPTEGIEPLLQTTGLRNAWRADDGVSIASSSLVDSAPRHDEAFVRVHTVLRKKK; encoded by the coding sequence ATGTCAGAGCGTATTGATATTAATCACGTAGCTCGCCTCGCGCGACTCTCGCTGGCGCCAGAAGAGAAAGAGAAGCTCGCCAAAGATTGCGATGCGATTTTGGCGTACATTGACCAACTTGCCGCGGTTCCCACAGAGGGAATCGAGCCGCTCTTACAAACGACGGGTTTACGCAATGCGTGGCGCGCAGATGACGGCGTGTCGATTGCCAGCAGCTCACTCGTGGACTCAGCGCCGCGTCACGATGAGGCCTTTGTGCGCGTGCATACAGTGTTACGAAAGAAAAAATAA